ACATGAATACTTCTGGCTTTTCCTCCGGGTATTTTTTTTACCTCATACACTTCTACCTCAAATCCGCGGGTAATCAATTCGTGAGCAGCACTCATACCAGCTACTCCTCCTCCCAGTACAATTACTTTTTTAGGCATAAAAATAGGTTTTAGGTTTACTTATTGTTTTTTTGATTGTTCGGGCTGTTTTTGGGTGCCCTGTAGATAGGCTGAATACAAATTTGTTTAGGTTTTATCAATGTATTCAGAGCGATTGTAAAGTTTCTCGATAATAAACAATTATTTTGTGTTTTGTGAGATTATCAGAAATTATTTTTACGAGTGTGTGCAGGCGTAAAACTACCTGAAAGAAATAGACTTGTCTAACTGCTTGGGTAAACATTAAAAAGTCTGGAATAAAGAGGTGAGATAAGCCAAAATGCCATGATCATTGGGAGGATATAAGAGGGGGAAGAATGACTTATTTTGCTACTAAAAAAGCCCGATACATACCAAATGCATCGGGCAATAAGCCTGAAAATTTAGCCAGCCTTGGTCACACTTCCAACACCACTAATGTCTTTGCGTATCGAAGGGTTACCTTTATAGTTGATATTACCGCTTCCGCTAATGGTAGCGTCCAGCTCTTGGGTCACGTGTACTTCACAATTGCCCGCTCCTCTTAGCTCTATAGTAGTCTTATTGCTTACCAGGTCAAAAGCTTCATAGTTGCCTACACCCGACAGTGTTACTTGCTGGGTTTGGGTGTTCCCCCTAAGCTTTATTTGTCCGGCGCCCGATGTTTTGGTGTATACACTATTGCTCTTAATTTCGGCTTTTATTTTGCCTGCCCCGCTCAATATCACTTCCAGGTTTGGCGAATCCCACAGGTTTTGACCTATGATTTGTCCGGCGCCCTTCAGACTTACTTTTTTGATGGTGGGTATGGTGATAAATACTTCAATGTCAGTTTTACGAATACATTTGCCCCCCGCAATTTTCATGACTAATTCGCCTCTATCTACATAAAAGGCGACAATGTCGAGAATATTCTTTTGCGCCTTTAGTATTACCTCTTGAGTATCTCCCTGGGTAATGTACACATTGGCAGGCAGACTGCTCGATATCGTGTGTATTTCTTCATCAAATACTTTTTTTACTTCTACTGTAGTCCCATTACCTTTTATACAGTTAAAATCATTGCGGTAGCAAGCATTTAGCGTAAGTAGAGCTAATAAGGCAATGCTGGTACTTAAAATCTTTCTCATGGTCAATTAGTTGAGTATAAAACGTTGTTTGTAAAAGTTTCATTTATTAGGAGGGTAGACCAGTAGTAGTAACAAAGGGTTGCCTTGACAGAAAAAAAATAATGTGGTACAACAAAAAATAATAAACCTATTGAATCATAGGAAAATGGGTGCAATGAATACATATTCATTTACCAA
This portion of the Microscilla marina ATCC 23134 genome encodes:
- a CDS encoding head GIN domain-containing protein codes for the protein MRKILSTSIALLALLTLNACYRNDFNCIKGNGTTVEVKKVFDEEIHTISSSLPANVYITQGDTQEVILKAQKNILDIVAFYVDRGELVMKIAGGKCIRKTDIEVFITIPTIKKVSLKGAGQIIGQNLWDSPNLEVILSGAGKIKAEIKSNSVYTKTSGAGQIKLRGNTQTQQVTLSGVGNYEAFDLVSNKTTIELRGAGNCEVHVTQELDATISGSGNINYKGNPSIRKDISGVGSVTKAG